The sequence below is a genomic window from Paenibacillus silvisoli.
ATTTTCAAATATATAGTTGGCCGCCTTGCCGAGCGCTCCAAGCCAAATCCAGACAAAAGCCGTCCACAGCCGGATCTTGCGATCCTTGATGAGGAGGTACACGCCAAGGAAGACGACGCCGAAAAAAAATCGGGCGAACGAGATGATCGAGCTGTCGACCATCGTCGCCGCCGTTTTGACTAGCACTCCAACAAAACTCCATGCCAGCGTTGCCAGCAGGAGCAATACATAACCCAATTGATGCACCTTCTTTATTCATTCGTTTCTATACTTTCAACGCTTCGTGGCGTATCCATGACGTCTCCACTTGAATCGTCGAGTGCTGAATCCGGTAATTCCGGTTGATCAACTCGATCGCTTCCTGCAAAATCTTCTGGCCGTCCGCGCTGTCATCCACACGCAAATGACAGCTGAGCGCGTCCAGCCCCGACGTAATGGTCCAAATATGCAAGTCATGCACATCGATCACGCCCGTGATCGCCTCCAGTGATTTCTTCACTTCTTCCTGATTGACCGCAATCGGCGTTCCTTCCATTAGCACATGCACCGCATGGGCAATGACCGACCAAGCTCCGCGGAGAATAAGGAGCGCTACCGCCACGCTGATGATCGGATCCGCGATATACCAGCCGAACAGCAGCATGATCAAGCCGGCGAGAATCGCCCCGACCGAACCGAGCGCATCGCCGAGAATGTGCAGGTAGGCACTTCGTAAATTGATGTTATTTTTGACGTCGCCCTTCTTCATGAGGGAATACGCGCTCAGTAGGTTGGCGGCCAGCCCGACGAGTGCAATGAGCATCATCGAACCGCTTGCCACTTGAGGCGGATCGAGAAACCGTTCGTACGCTTCCCACATAATAAAGCCTGCGATAATAAACAAGGTGATCCCGTTGAAAAGAGCTGCCAGCATTTCGCCGCGATAGAAGCCGAATGTCTTTTTCGGAGAGGCCGGCTTCGCCGCGAACCATACCGCGACCAGACTTAGAAGAAGCGAGCTCGTATCGCTGAGCATATGTCCGCTGTCCGATAGCAGCGCCAGGCTGCCCGTGAACAAGCCGCCGAAAAACTCAAGGAACATGATGCCGAACGTGATCAGCAGCGCGATCGTTAAGCCTTTCTTATTGCCGTTGGGATCGAAATGATGATGGTGATGATGCCCGTGGCCGTGATGGTGGTGGTGGTGGTCATGGCCGTGGCTGTGACTACTATGGCTATGAGAATGTTCATGTTCGTGCGAATGATCGTGATCTTGGTGCTCGTGATCGTGGTCGTGATCGTGGTGCTCGTTATCGTGATCATGCCCGCATGCATGATGGTCATGGTTATGATCGTAGCGCGTCTTGCTCATTTTGTCACCTCCTAAGTATGCTCGGAATGGGTGATGGCCTGCTTAAGCAGCGAAATGACGTGGTTATCGTTGCAGCTGTAAATAATTGCCGTGCCGCTGCGGCGGTGCTTGACGAGCCGCATCGTCCGCAAATAGCTGAGCTGGTGCGAGACCGCCGATTGCGACAGATCGAGCACCTCCGCGATATGATTGACCGAGCATTCCTCCTGCGTCAGCATATAGAGAATGCGAATCCGCGTCGGGTCGGCGAGCGCCTTGAACATAAGCGATATATCTTCGACCGTTTTTTCGCTTAAAACATCATGATCCTGCGTTTGCATCCGTTCGTCCCCCTTTGCGTAGCTGATCGTGATTAGTTCACATATATGAGCATATGCTCATATACGAATTATGACAAAAAAATAGGCCGGTTGTAAAGCTACTTTGCCCATTTTTGTCGGAAGTAACTAATGCGAGGCTAATGCATCAAAGTATGCGTCGTTGTAGACGGGCGTGCTCCGTTAATAAATAAGAGGCTGCCCAATTGGCAGCCTCTTTTGTCTGAGCGAAGCAGCGTGTCGACGACACTGTCGATAATTTTGTACGATTTTTCGTATAGAATCCTCGGAAATACGGGGAATTCGCCCATTTTGTATGAAATCTCACACAAACTCGGCGACTTCGGTATGTGGAGAGCTTGTTTTGTATGAAATTTCATATTGAAATGGCAAAACCGCTAGGACAGCCGCCTGTTTTGTATGAAATTTCGTACGAAAGCTTTGGAGTTCGGCCTCGACTCCTCGTTCGTTAGCCGTCGGCCCGCATCGGAAGGACAACCGTGAACGCGCTGCCGCGCCCCGGCTCGCTTTCCACGTGGATGGAGCCGCTGCACGCATCCACGATTCGTTTCGCGATGGCAAGCCCCAATCCGTGACCGCCCTGTTGGCGCGTGCGGGCCCGGTCTTCGCGGTAAAACCGCTCGAATATCCGCCCCTGCTCCTCGAGCGGAATGCCGATCCCCCGGTCGGCGACAGTCAGCACGAGGCTGTGCTGATGCCGCTGTTTTCCAAGCGCAAGCCTGACCCGAACCGGCATTGAAGGCTGCGAATATTTCACCGCGTTGTCCACCAGGATCACGAGCAGCTGAACAAGCCGCTGTTCGTCGCCGTACACGGGAAGCGTCTCCGGCGCTTCGAACTGCAGCGAGATCTGCTTCGCTTCCAGAACCGGCGCCATGCCGCTCAGCGTCCGCTCCGCGCTGGCCCGAAAATCGAACCGTTCCAGCCGCAGCGGCTCGGCGCCGGAATCCGAGCGGGCCAAGTACAGCAGGTCCCCGACCAGCCGCGTCATCCCTTTCACTTCATCTTTCATGTAGCCGAGCGTTTGCTTCTCGAACCGGTCCTCCCCTGCCTCCGGCGATCGCTTCCGCATGCCCATGGCTTCGATCGAAGCTAGCAGTACGCTGAGCGGCGTGCGCAGCTCATGCGACGCATCCGCGACGAACTCTCGCTGGCGGGCCAGCGACTGGGCGATCGGCACCATGGCGCGCTTGGACATCAGGTGACTGACGTAAATGCAGGCGACGGCGAACAGCAAGGTCAGACCGCCAAGGACCAAAGCCGCTTTGCTGAGCATCTCTTTCTGGGGCGAAATATCGATGCCGACGTAGAGCGTCCCCATATCGCGTCCGGCATCCATTACCTTGCGGCTCGCCATCAGATAGGGCGCTTGCGAATTGCCCTCGCGCTTATGGAAGAAACGGCTTTGCGTCTGAAACTCCACCACCCGCGTCTTCCCATCCGCGAACGACCGCTCATCAAGCTCGCGAAGCGCCTGCTCGCGCAGTCCGCTTTGACTTTCGTCGCCCATGACCACGTTTCCATGCGGGTCCACCAAATAATAAAACGCCTGATCCGCTCCCACCGCGAAATAACGCTCTTTCTCCTCCGTAAACCGCTCGCTCCGCGTATTGCCGTCATGCTCCTGCAGAAAACGAAGCTCATCGTCAAGCATCGTATGGATTTTGCTCACTTGCTCGTTCTCGACCGATTCGTGAATCAGCGAATAGGCAGCAGCCGCGAACAAGCCGAGAAAAAGCAGCAGCAGCACGCTGTACTGCACGGTCAGCCGCCGCTGCGTCCGGCCGATGACATCGTGGCGCAAGGCGCCCGCGCTCGCGCGCTTCTCCTCCCGCCTAAGCATGAATCCGGTACCCGACGCCGCGCACGCTCTGTATGAGGCCTTTATGTCCGGCAAGCTCCAGCTTTTTGCGGGCTAGCTTCACGGTTGCATCGATCACCTTCGGCGTCACATCCGAATCGTAGCCCCATATCCGGTCCAAAATCAGCTCGCGCGTAAGCACTCTGCCGCGATTCACGGCCAACAGATCCAAAACCTGAAATTCCCTCGGCGTCAGCGAAATTCGCTGTTCGCCCGAATGCACCTCATGGCTGGAGCGGTTCAGCTGGATCTCTCCCAGCTGCAGCGTTTCCTCAATAAGCTGCGCGAAATTGCGGCGGGTCAACGCCCGGATTCGAGCCAGCAGCTCATCGATCTCGAATGGCTTGACCAAGTAATCATCCGCGCCCGCATCGAGTCCGTCGACGCGGTCTTGCAGCGTATCGCGGGCGGTCAGCATCAGAATCGCGCCGGTATAGTTCGCTTTTCGCAGCTTTTTGCAAGTCGCGGCTCCGTCGCCCTCCGGCAGCATCCAATCGAGCAGCACCACATCATAAGTAGAGGCAAGCGCGTAGTTGCAGGCGTCACTGCCCGTCATGACCCAATCGACCCGGCCTCCCGTTTTCGCTTCCAACATATGAACAAGCAGCTCGCCAAGACGCACGTCGTCTTCCGCTAATAATAGATTCATGAATCGCAACCTCGCTCTTCCTATCAAACTTGTCCTATTAAAATAGCAAGCCAAGATGAAGAAAAGATGAAGTAAAGCTGAGGGCAAAATGAAAGTTGCCTTTCACCGATTTTTCACCAAAGCCCGCTAATCTAAAGGGGTAACGAAGCCGAGGAGGTGAGAACGAATGAAACGTACAGGCTGGAAAATGGTAAAATGGCCGTTGTTCGCAGCGCTTGCCGTTGTCGTGCTGATCATTTGCTCCGGGTGGACGCATGATGTCCATCAGGTGAGAGAAGTGCATGTCATCAGCCGCGGAGAAGGCCCATTCATGCAGAGCCGAGTCATCCATCTCGAACAGGGCATGCACGTGAGGCAAGTCCGGGAGTCCTTTGATTTGGCCGGCATGCTGGTGAAGATCGGCTTGCTGCTCATCGGGGCACTGCTTTTCGCCAAAGGCAAATCCGTCTTGAAATGGGGCGGCGGTTTGCTCGCATTGCTTGCGCTGTGGTCGCTGCTTTCCTTATGGACGATTGTCCTGGCCGCAGCCGCAGTCGCTGTCTTCGTCTATTTCCGCAGAAGACTTCAGAAGAATCCGGAACGCGGCATGCATGCATCGGCGGATTGGCTCGCAGCTTCCGCACCGCAGCATGACGTCCACATTTTAGATCAATGGGAACGGCAACTAACTAAGGAGGCGAACAACTAATGGGATTTTTCAAACGGGTAAAAACGATCGTGCAGTCTGACCTGCACAGCTTTCTGGATCGGGTCGAGGATCCGATTAATATGGTCAAGCAGTATATCCGCGAGCTGGAGGAGCAATTGGACCGCGCGGCGGAAGCTTTGTCGCAGCAGCTGCTCGTAGAACGCAAGCATGCCGCGCTCATCGAGCAGACGGAGGCGCTCTTGGCGAAACGCAGCCGGCAAGCCGAGCTGGCGGTTGACCGCGGCGAGGATGGGATCGCGCAAATCGCGATTCGGGAGAAGCTGATTCATCAGGAGCGGCTCGCGCTCTACCGCGGCCAATATGAGGCGCTGCAGCAGCAGACGGCGCAGCTGCAGGAGCAGATCGAGCAGCTGAAGCACACGTACGACGCGCTGCAGGCGAAGAAGCATTATTTGATCTCGCGGGTGCAGGCCGCGTCGGCGCTGCAGCAGATTAACGGTACGCTGCTCGGCTTCGACCCTCAGCAGGCGACGCGCGGTTTTGCCCGCATGGAGGAGAAAGTATGGCAGCTGGAGGCGGAGGCCAGCGCGCGCAAGCAGGCTCACGTCACCTTCGGGGCTGCGCCGGGTACCTTGCAGGACGAGCTTAAGGATCGCGTGCTGCTGGAGCTGGATTCGCTCAAGAAGCAGCGCGCCGCGGCGCAATAGACGTTAACCAAAGAAATCGCAGCCTCGCTGTGATTTCTTTTTGCGTCCTCTCGTCCACAATTTCTTATCAAAACTAGACAAAATCTTACATTTTACACCTCTACTCCAATGCCCGATTTCATGATAATTTTATACATACGCTTTGTTAATTCCGATGCGGTTCCGCTAACTATGAAGGAGCGATTGTATATGAGAATGATTTATGAGAACTACCGAGGCTTTCAAGTTTATAAAGAAGCGAATCAATACGATGCCGTTGCCCCGTTCATGAAATTCACCCACTGGCAGCTAAGCCAGCTCCTCAACGCGATCGACCAGTACTTGGAGAGTCACGTTCTGGATTTCGCCACGTAAAGAAAGAGCCCCGGCGACCCGCACGCGCGCCCGCCAAGGCTCCACTCCTTCTTAATTATAGCTCGACCATCGCTTTCATCACGTTCGTTTCCGGCTTCAGCCAGCTCTCGAACGAATCGATCATGCCGTCAAAAGAAGCCCGATGCGTAATATAGCGGCTTACGTCAATCGCTCCCGCCGCGAGCGCTCCTCGGACCGTGTCGAAATCCGTCATGGTCGCGTTGCGGCTGGCCATCAGCGTCAGCTCGCGCTTATGAAACTCCGGATCGTGAAAGGCAATGTCCGCTTTCACCAGCCCGACGAATACGAGCGTGCCGCCATGCGACACGTATTGGAACGAGGCGTGCATCGACTTCGCATTGCCCGTTGCATCGAAGACGAACGCCGGCAGTTCGCCATGGTTCGCCTCCGCAATGCCGCTCTCCACCCGCTCTTGCATCGCGTGCACGACCGCGTCCGCCTTCGCCCAGCTTGCGCAAAAGGCGAGCCGCTCCTCGTTCACATCCATCGCGATCACCTTCGCGCCGATATGCTTCGCAATCGCCATCACGCCCGTTCCGATCGGACCTCCGCCAATGACAAGCGCCGTGTCGCCGGCCCGGAGTCCCGATCTGCGTACCGCGTGCGCGCCGATGGCAAGCGGCTCCAGGACCGCCGTCTCATCGAGCGTCAGCCCGGCCGTTCCGATCAAATTGGCGACCGGCACCGCAAGCTTCTCGCGCATTCCCCCGTCGATATGAACGCCAAGCACCTTCATGTCCGTACAGCAATTGGTTTTGCCGGCGCGGCACGCGATGCATTCGCCGCAGTGCATATACGGCACGATGCTTACTTGGTCGCCTGTCCGCAGTCCTTGCGGATTGTCGCCAATTTCCTCGATGATGCCCGCAAGCTCATGGCCGAGTATGCGGGGATACGTAAAGAAAGGCTGATTGCCTTTAAACGCATGCAGGTCGGTGCCGCAGATGCCGATCCGTTTGATCCTTACAATCGCTTGGCCGGCTTGCAGCTCGGGCTCCGGCAGCTGTTCCGTCCATTCGAACCGCCCGATTTCCGCACATAGAATTCCCCGCATTACCCGCTCACCTCAATTCCTTCGTTATATTCCGGTCGTCCGCAGTACCAAGTCACATTATGAATCGGCTTCAAAATATGGAGTACGTCCGACAGTAATTCTACGTCAATCGGTTCATCCGTCCATTCGGCGTTTTTGCGGATGTTGGCCGGGTTCGCCGTACTGACCAGCGTCGTCGGGATCCGCTCGTTCATCGTCGAGAATTGGACGGCAAGCTTGGCGATATCCGACCCTTGCTCCGCACAGTAGCGGGCTGCTTCCAGACAAACCTCTTTGATCCGCCTGCTGGCGGGATGCCAATCTGCCGTACCGCGCGTGCTGAGCAAGCCCATGGAGATCGGGGAGGCGTTCACCAGCCCGATCCCCTTCTCCTCCAGCAGCGGCAGCAGCCGCTCGGCCAGCGTCGTATCGTTCAAGGAATAGTGGCAGTACGAGATGATGGCGTCCGCCTCGATCTGCGGCAGCACGGTTTCGAACATTTGCAGCGGAAGACCGCTGATGCCTGTATATCGGATTTTGCCCGCTTTTTTCAGCTCCACTATCGTTGGAAAAGCCTCTTCTACGATAATCGATGCAGGGACGAACTCGATGTCGTGCAGAAACAAGATATCGAGGTAATCCGTGTGCAGCCGGTTCAAGCTCTCCTCCACGCTGCTCAGGATACGTTCCCGGGAAAAATCAAAATGCACGCGCCCATATCGCCCGGCTTTGGAAGACAGCAGAAACCGGTCTCTCGGCACGTCGCGGAGCGCTTTGCCCAATACCGTTTCGGCCTCGGTCAGTCCATAAAAGGGAGCTACATCGATGAAGTTGATACCCGCATCGAGCGCCTCATGAACGGTGCGAATACATTCGGACTCGTCTACATCTCGAAATACGGACCCAAGAGCGGACGCCCCAAAACTAAGCGCGGACACATCCAATCCAGTTGATCCAAGCTTCCGGTATTTCATCGCGCAATCTCTCCCTCCAATACTTGCATTGAAGCGGCCACTTGGCTTCCAAGTCCGCCTGCCTGCGTCAAATCGCAGCCCCAAATCTCGGTAAGAGCGAGCAGCTGGGCTACCGTCTCGTTCAATGGCCGCTGATCGGCGGAAGACCATATTGCCGCAATTTTTTCCAGCGACGCCGCATCGTCCCTGACTTCGTAGGTTCGGCCGCCAAGCGTGCTTCCGACGAAACCATCATCTACGCGGGTAATTCGGTAGTAACGCAGCAATCCGGCGAATGCTTCGACGAGGCGGGCCGGAACCTCTTCTCCCCGTTCCGCATAGGCGAGCAGCGATGGCAGCAGCCGCGCTTTGAATTTACTAAGGCTGTTCATGGCAATGTCGTGCAGCCGGTGATTGATGAACGGGTTCAAAAATCGCTCGAAAACCGTGCCCGCGTAGGCCCTCAGCTCCTCCTGCGGCAGCGGAATCGTCGGCATGATCTCCTGCTCGACGGCTTCCCTTACGAACGCGCCAAAGCGCGGATGCTCCATCACTTCGCGCACATAGTCGAAGCCGCGCAGCAGCGCGAGCGGCGTCATCAGCGTGTGCGCGGCATTCAGCACGCGCACCTTGCGCTGCTGGTACGGCAGCAAATCCGGGACGAAGTGCACGTTGCAGCCGGCTTGCCGGAACGGCAGTTCTTTTTCCAGCTCCGGTTCGGCTTCGATCGCCCAGAGGTGATACGGCTCCGCCGTATCCAGCAGCCGATCCTCGTAGCTCCATTCCGCGAACCAGCTCTCCGCCTGCTCCTGATCCGGATAGCCCGTCACGATGCGATCCACGAGCGAGTTGAGAAACCGGTTATGCTCCACGACCCATTGCTGAAAAGCATCCGGCAACGCCCAATCCTCGCAATACCGCAGCACGCATCGACGCAGCTCATCCCCATTGCGCTCCAGCAGCTCGCAGGGCAGGAAAATCAACCCGCTCTCCGGGGTACCGCCGAGCGATAAATATCTGCGATGGAGCAGCCATGCGATTTTGCCCGGAAACGATTGAATCGGCGCGCCTTCGATGAGCGGCTCGGCTTGGTAGACCAGTCCGGCCTCCGTCGTGTTCGAGACGACGAAGCGCAGGGAAGCGCTTTCCGCAATGGCGGCTAGACGGCCCCAATCGCTGTACGGATCGAACACGGCCGAGAATACGCCGATCGTTTCCTTGACCGACACGCGCTCCCCGTTCTCGATCCCTCGCGTCACGAGCGTGTACAGCCCGTCTTGCGCGGCGATCGCTTCGATTTTCGCCCTTCCTTTGGGCCTTGGCTGGGTCAGCGCGATGCTCCCCTCGAACAAGCCCTGCTCCTTGCTGCGGTGAACCATCCAATCAAAGAAGCCTCTTAAGAAATTGCCTTCCCCAATTTGCAGCACCGTAACGGGACTTTGCGTGGCTGCATCGGTTGCCTGCCGCTCCGCCTCATTCAGAAGCGAACGGTTGAGTAGCGTCGTCATCGTAGGCAAAACTCC
It includes:
- a CDS encoding cation diffusion facilitator family transporter, which gives rise to MSKTRYDHNHDHHACGHDHDNEHHDHDHDHEHQDHDHSHEHEHSHSHSSHSHGHDHHHHHHGHGHHHHHHFDPNGNKKGLTIALLITFGIMFLEFFGGLFTGSLALLSDSGHMLSDTSSLLLSLVAVWFAAKPASPKKTFGFYRGEMLAALFNGITLFIIAGFIMWEAYERFLDPPQVASGSMMLIALVGLAANLLSAYSLMKKGDVKNNINLRSAYLHILGDALGSVGAILAGLIMLLFGWYIADPIISVAVALLILRGAWSVIAHAVHVLMEGTPIAVNQEEVKKSLEAITGVIDVHDLHIWTITSGLDALSCHLRVDDSADGQKILQEAIELINRNYRIQHSTIQVETSWIRHEALKV
- a CDS encoding ArsR/SmtB family transcription factor, yielding MQTQDHDVLSEKTVEDISLMFKALADPTRIRILYMLTQEECSVNHIAEVLDLSQSAVSHQLSYLRTMRLVKHRRSGTAIIYSCNDNHVISLLKQAITHSEHT
- a CDS encoding sensor histidine kinase — translated: MLRREEKRASAGALRHDVIGRTQRRLTVQYSVLLLLFLGLFAAAAYSLIHESVENEQVSKIHTMLDDELRFLQEHDGNTRSERFTEEKERYFAVGADQAFYYLVDPHGNVVMGDESQSGLREQALRELDERSFADGKTRVVEFQTQSRFFHKREGNSQAPYLMASRKVMDAGRDMGTLYVGIDISPQKEMLSKAALVLGGLTLLFAVACIYVSHLMSKRAMVPIAQSLARQREFVADASHELRTPLSVLLASIEAMGMRKRSPEAGEDRFEKQTLGYMKDEVKGMTRLVGDLLYLARSDSGAEPLRLERFDFRASAERTLSGMAPVLEAKQISLQFEAPETLPVYGDEQRLVQLLVILVDNAVKYSQPSMPVRVRLALGKQRHQHSLVLTVADRGIGIPLEEQGRIFERFYREDRARTRQQGGHGLGLAIAKRIVDACSGSIHVESEPGRGSAFTVVLPMRADG
- a CDS encoding response regulator transcription factor, producing MNLLLAEDDVRLGELLVHMLEAKTGGRVDWVMTGSDACNYALASTYDVVLLDWMLPEGDGAATCKKLRKANYTGAILMLTARDTLQDRVDGLDAGADDYLVKPFEIDELLARIRALTRRNFAQLIEETLQLGEIQLNRSSHEVHSGEQRISLTPREFQVLDLLAVNRGRVLTRELILDRIWGYDSDVTPKVIDATVKLARKKLELAGHKGLIQSVRGVGYRIHA
- a CDS encoding PspA/IM30 family protein — translated: MGFFKRVKTIVQSDLHSFLDRVEDPINMVKQYIRELEEQLDRAAEALSQQLLVERKHAALIEQTEALLAKRSRQAELAVDRGEDGIAQIAIREKLIHQERLALYRGQYEALQQQTAQLQEQIEQLKHTYDALQAKKHYLISRVQAASALQQINGTLLGFDPQQATRGFARMEEKVWQLEAEASARKQAHVTFGAAPGTLQDELKDRVLLELDSLKKQRAAAQ
- a CDS encoding zinc-binding alcohol dehydrogenase family protein; protein product: MRGILCAEIGRFEWTEQLPEPELQAGQAIVRIKRIGICGTDLHAFKGNQPFFTYPRILGHELAGIIEEIGDNPQGLRTGDQVSIVPYMHCGECIACRAGKTNCCTDMKVLGVHIDGGMREKLAVPVANLIGTAGLTLDETAVLEPLAIGAHAVRRSGLRAGDTALVIGGGPIGTGVMAIAKHIGAKVIAMDVNEERLAFCASWAKADAVVHAMQERVESGIAEANHGELPAFVFDATGNAKSMHASFQYVSHGGTLVFVGLVKADIAFHDPEFHKRELTLMASRNATMTDFDTVRGALAAGAIDVSRYITHRASFDGMIDSFESWLKPETNVMKAMVEL
- a CDS encoding aldo/keto reductase translates to MKYRKLGSTGLDVSALSFGASALGSVFRDVDESECIRTVHEALDAGINFIDVAPFYGLTEAETVLGKALRDVPRDRFLLSSKAGRYGRVHFDFSRERILSSVEESLNRLHTDYLDILFLHDIEFVPASIIVEEAFPTIVELKKAGKIRYTGISGLPLQMFETVLPQIEADAIISYCHYSLNDTTLAERLLPLLEEKGIGLVNASPISMGLLSTRGTADWHPASRRIKEVCLEAARYCAEQGSDIAKLAVQFSTMNERIPTTLVSTANPANIRKNAEWTDEPIDVELLSDVLHILKPIHNVTWYCGRPEYNEGIEVSG
- a CDS encoding tagaturonate reductase; this encodes MTTLLNRSLLNEAERQATDAATQSPVTVLQIGEGNFLRGFFDWMVHRSKEQGLFEGSIALTQPRPKGRAKIEAIAAQDGLYTLVTRGIENGERVSVKETIGVFSAVFDPYSDWGRLAAIAESASLRFVVSNTTEAGLVYQAEPLIEGAPIQSFPGKIAWLLHRRYLSLGGTPESGLIFLPCELLERNGDELRRCVLRYCEDWALPDAFQQWVVEHNRFLNSLVDRIVTGYPDQEQAESWFAEWSYEDRLLDTAEPYHLWAIEAEPELEKELPFRQAGCNVHFVPDLLPYQQRKVRVLNAAHTLMTPLALLRGFDYVREVMEHPRFGAFVREAVEQEIMPTIPLPQEELRAYAGTVFERFLNPFINHRLHDIAMNSLSKFKARLLPSLLAYAERGEEVPARLVEAFAGLLRYYRITRVDDGFVGSTLGGRTYEVRDDAASLEKIAAIWSSADQRPLNETVAQLLALTEIWGCDLTQAGGLGSQVAASMQVLEGEIAR